GTATTTAAGGCTGCTCTAGTTTACTCTAGTAGGaacacatgtacataaaatattaagaatgttagtatttttaacaGAAAGTATTTAGTCACTTAATTTAGCACAGCAGCTGATCTGTCACGTGTTCATCACACGTAAGGGGTTTTAAACCATTGTCATGAAATAGTATGTGATGCAACAACAATATGCATGTTTATATTTCCTTTTATAATTGCAGTTTTCCTCCTTGTCTTGTAATAAGCTTGGTAAAGAAATTTTCTTCTACActagaaggtatatcaaaactgTTTATGCCATGCATAGCAAGGAACTATATTATATAGAAGGTGCAGCGAGAATTAATTTTCTTTACTTTCCAGTAGTATTTCTCTTTTAAATACCCTTCAAACATTAAGTTCACAAACGAAAGGCCTTGATAGCGAACAGGATGAATCATACATAAGTTTATCACTTCCGTTTAAAACCAAACATAGTTCATTTGATCTATTGTCCGCTTCCTCAGATGCCCACTTAAAGTATCCGCTTGTAGAGCCATGTTCAAACATCCATGGAGAGTTTGTGTCTTTGCGTCGTCCACCGATGTAAGTATATGTAGTGGGAA
This is a stretch of genomic DNA from Mercenaria mercenaria strain notata chromosome 4, MADL_Memer_1, whole genome shotgun sequence. It encodes these proteins:
- the LOC128556106 gene encoding C-type lectin BML-1-like; the encoded protein is MCRIDYTLGKTGICYKVYIIAKNQEDASKQCKADGGYLINVDTDVKYGNVKNLSGFPTTYTYIGGRRKDTNSPWMFEHGSTSGYFKWASEEADNRSNELCLVLNGSDKLMYDSSCSLSRPFVCELNV